A stretch of Clostridia bacterium DNA encodes these proteins:
- a CDS encoding MATE family efflux transporter: MMGLISKNGQRLDKVQNSEMNKHILKISIPIALQSIIMMTLNMTDQIMVGQLGESSIAAVGISNRVITILTVILSGLASGIGIYTAQFWGKKDKEKIGQLLGLGLSVGGVLTVVFVLAAILAPKACVGIFTTDPEVISNGVKFLRIVAYSYIPTTLTIVYSSILRSTAHVKIPMAASMAAVVCNVILNYVFIFGKFGFPELGIEGAAVATTISRIIELIIIISSIYILKLPGAVSIKNMRGMSKSLVNSFVKTTYPILLTEMLWVFGETMYNLIYGRIGTSEYTAMAITFPIQGLAVGVLSGLSCAAGVIIGNAIGANEEDKAIVYAKKIVKLGITFAAVSGAIVILISRFYIKVYNISSEAEVYAQYLLIVFSFFLWVKVSNMIIAGGILSSGGDSKYVFAMESTATWIVGVPSGLIAAFVLDLPVHWVYLLLSLEEVVRLVFGLRRMFSGKWVNNLVSQIN; the protein is encoded by the coding sequence ATGATGGGGTTAATAAGTAAAAACGGACAAAGACTGGACAAAGTACAAAACAGTGAAATGAATAAGCATATATTGAAGATTTCCATACCTATCGCTCTTCAAAGTATAATAATGATGACCCTTAATATGACCGATCAGATAATGGTAGGCCAGCTTGGTGAATCATCAATTGCTGCCGTTGGTATAAGCAACAGGGTAATAACCATACTTACAGTTATATTGAGTGGTTTGGCTTCAGGAATAGGAATATACACAGCACAGTTCTGGGGTAAAAAAGATAAGGAAAAGATAGGACAATTGCTAGGCCTTGGTTTATCGGTAGGCGGCGTATTAACGGTAGTTTTCGTACTGGCTGCAATACTTGCTCCCAAAGCATGTGTAGGTATATTTACTACCGATCCAGAAGTAATATCTAATGGAGTCAAGTTTTTGAGGATAGTTGCTTACAGTTATATACCTACTACACTGACAATTGTATATTCATCAATATTAAGATCTACGGCGCATGTCAAGATCCCGATGGCGGCAAGTATGGCAGCAGTGGTATGTAATGTTATTTTGAATTATGTTTTCATATTCGGTAAATTCGGTTTCCCGGAGCTTGGCATAGAAGGAGCAGCTGTTGCAACAACAATTTCGCGTATCATCGAGTTAATAATAATTATTTCTTCAATATACATATTAAAACTGCCTGGGGCAGTTTCTATCAAAAATATGCGCGGGATGTCAAAATCCCTGGTAAACAGTTTCGTAAAAACCACATACCCGATATTACTTACAGAAATGTTATGGGTTTTTGGAGAAACAATGTATAACCTTATATATGGAAGAATAGGAACTAGTGAATACACAGCTATGGCTATTACTTTTCCAATCCAGGGATTGGCAGTAGGAGTACTCTCGGGCCTTTCATGCGCAGCCGGAGTAATTATAGGGAATGCTATAGGAGCAAACGAAGAGGATAAAGCAATTGTTTATGCAAAAAAGATTGTAAAGCTCGGTATTACATTTGCTGCCGTATCAGGTGCTATAGTGATTTTGATTTCAAGGTTTTACATAAAAGTTTATAATATCTCTTCAGAAGCGGAAGTATATGCTCAATACTTGCTTATAGTATTCTCATTCTTCTTATGGGTTAAGGTATCGAACATGATTATAGCGGGAGGTATACTTTCAAGTGGAGGAGACAGCAAATATGTGTTTGCAATGGAATCAACTGCCACATGGATAGTTGGAGTCCCATCAGGACTGATAGCTGCATTTGTTTTAGACCTGCCGGTACACTGGGTTTATCTGCTGCTTTCACTGGAAGAGGTGGTCAGACTTGTGTTCGGATTAAGAAGGATGTTCTCTGGAAAATGGGTAAACAATCTTGTAAGTCAAATTAATTAA
- a CDS encoding HTH domain-containing protein, which translates to MEDLIEELMGLNFSRTEAAVYITLVSQGRANGYKIAKILNLSRSTVYAALDNLNQRGCIYLVPGESSEYEPKDPETLIEQLKRDFVKTADKVREKIKSMDKKPVENRFLNIEGYDKIITKTKELIEDAEAEIYINTEFDLELFKKEILDADARGVRTIVFSFTELDTKGLPVEVYSHGNSYEKCGDERLMLVVDNKKSLISSNEQRSDYIGIFTENRLLTRIVSEHIHHDVYMLRLKNRGKGEIVDKDILLNTIVERESDV; encoded by the coding sequence ATGGAAGACTTGATTGAAGAGCTGATGGGCTTGAATTTTTCCAGGACTGAAGCTGCGGTATATATTACTCTTGTAAGCCAGGGTAGAGCTAACGGCTACAAAATTGCTAAGATACTAAACCTTTCCAGATCTACTGTATATGCTGCTCTTGATAATCTAAACCAAAGAGGCTGTATTTACCTTGTCCCAGGAGAATCAAGCGAATATGAGCCTAAAGATCCGGAAACTCTGATAGAACAGCTAAAAAGGGATTTTGTAAAAACGGCAGATAAAGTCAGAGAAAAAATTAAGAGTATGGATAAAAAGCCTGTAGAAAACAGATTCCTGAATATTGAAGGTTATGACAAAATAATTACAAAGACTAAAGAACTTATTGAAGATGCAGAAGCAGAAATATATATAAACACAGAATTTGATCTTGAGTTATTTAAGAAGGAAATTCTGGACGCAGATGCCAGAGGGGTAAGAACAATAGTTTTCAGCTTTACGGAACTTGATACAAAAGGTTTGCCTGTAGAAGTTTATTCACATGGGAATAGTTATGAAAAATGTGGAGATGAAAGACTTATGCTTGTTGTTGATAATAAAAAATCACTTATTTCCAGCAATGAGCAAAGAAGTGATTATATTGGAATATTTACTGAAAACAGGCTTCTTACGCGGATTGTCTCAGAACATATCCATCATGATGTATATATGCTGCGACTAAAAAACAGGGGAAAGGGTGAAATAGTAGATAAAGATATATTACTAAACACGATAGTGGAAAGAGAAAGTGATGTTTAA
- a CDS encoding phosphodiester glycosidase family protein, protein MKKFFSILLVISLLVVSSVGVFAYGSFDQTIYNYLNNRVYTNEGKTYDVKIFKSNPSTQFATPVLLQNGYKSYLSSINPSSSYTTVAKVNGNVMQSYGSSGTSFYGLGYVNGVLYQDGKKLNSASDVTGLHSQYYPCFVVKNNDTATVRWFSNTSALSTALPYIKFMMPSTNCLVYDSKSVFESTAVYDEYDGGLRIADWNNLSNPNYHNNYNTAVDHGTSANTRTFIGHKKDGSFILVVVDSTGNGMNFKVGAQLMVDLECDYAVNLDGSDASQMRVASGYTNGATAGKVTTNGSNYTYYGSAFCIYNK, encoded by the coding sequence ATGAAAAAGTTTTTTTCGATATTATTGGTAATATCATTGTTGGTAGTCTCTAGTGTTGGCGTTTTTGCTTATGGCTCTTTTGATCAAACTATTTATAACTATTTGAATAATAGAGTTTATACTAATGAAGGTAAAACATATGACGTCAAAATTTTCAAATCAAATCCATCAACCCAATTTGCTACTCCAGTACTTTTACAGAATGGCTACAAGAGTTATTTGTCATCTATTAACCCGTCATCATCTTATACAACAGTTGCAAAAGTAAATGGTAATGTTATGCAAAGCTATGGTTCCTCTGGAACTTCTTTTTATGGATTAGGTTATGTTAATGGCGTACTTTATCAGGATGGTAAAAAGTTAAACAGTGCATCTGATGTTACAGGCCTACATTCACAATATTACCCTTGTTTTGTTGTAAAAAACAACGACACAGCAACTGTCAGATGGTTTTCAAATACAAGTGCCTTATCAACAGCACTACCGTATATTAAGTTTATGATGCCCTCAACTAATTGTTTGGTATATGATTCAAAATCGGTATTTGAAAGCACAGCTGTATATGATGAATACGATGGTGGACTTAGAATAGCGGACTGGAATAACTTAAGCAATCCTAATTACCATAACAATTATAATACAGCAGTAGACCATGGAACTTCCGCAAATACAAGAACATTTATAGGACATAAGAAAGATGGATCCTTTATTTTGGTAGTAGTAGATAGCACCGGTAATGGCATGAATTTCAAAGTCGGAGCACAACTAATGGTAGATTTGGAATGCGATTATGCCGTAAACCTTGACGGTTCTGACGCTTCGCAAATGAGAGTAGCCTCAGGATATACTAATGGCGCCACAGCTGGTAAAGTAACAACTAATGGAAGCAACTATACTTACTATGGTTCTGCATTCTGTATTTATAATAAATAA
- a CDS encoding ABC transporter ATP-binding protein/permease produces the protein MRNFKQLLNFLKGNRLIYFAAVLSICLSSLFSTTIPVVIRFIIDSVIGTEPIDLPAWARAIVDFSGGKSYLVRHLWICGAVIVLLTALHGFFLFLKGRLAAMSSENSGKMLREKLYNHIMHLPYDFHVKNHAGDLIQRCTSDVETVQNFISSQFVEIGQSVTSFSLVFVFMLSIDPLYSLVSIVLVPFILLATVIFFRSMKKVFKLTDESEGRMTSTLQESLTGVRVVKAFGAQNFETDKFDEKNVEYRDYIKKILYLMSNFWSSTDFLCLTQLLVVIISGVYWTNTGRITLGTLVAFISYAGMLIWPVRQLGQVLAFMGQTFVSLNRIQEILDHPEEETLESDLRPEIKGDIEFTGLSFGYDEKNLILKDLSFKIQRGQTVAVLGATGSGKSSIVHLLTRLYDYKKGSIKIDGTELSNIDRKWLRKNVGIVLQEPFLFSKSIKENIRFGKTNATDDEIHTSSSIAAIHEAIQHFDNGYDTIVGERGVTLSGGQRQRIAIARAVIRDVPILIFDDSLSAVDMETDAFIRKALKKRSRHTTTIIISHRITTLAEADIILVLENGQIKQKGTHNELIAKNGLYRRVWELQSSLENELENIV, from the coding sequence ATGAGGAATTTCAAACAACTTCTAAACTTTTTAAAGGGCAACAGACTGATATATTTCGCGGCAGTACTGTCCATATGTCTTTCTTCCCTGTTTTCTACAACAATACCTGTTGTAATAAGATTTATTATTGACTCGGTTATCGGTACTGAACCAATAGACCTCCCCGCATGGGCCAGGGCTATTGTTGATTTCTCCGGAGGTAAGAGTTATTTGGTCAGACACCTTTGGATTTGTGGAGCAGTAATCGTACTGCTTACAGCACTTCACGGATTTTTTCTCTTCCTGAAAGGGCGTTTGGCTGCAATGTCATCAGAGAATTCAGGAAAAATGCTGAGAGAAAAACTTTATAACCATATTATGCATCTTCCTTACGATTTCCATGTGAAAAATCATGCCGGGGATTTGATACAACGTTGTACATCTGATGTTGAAACCGTTCAGAATTTTATTTCCTCGCAGTTTGTGGAAATCGGTCAGTCTGTGACGTCATTCAGCCTGGTGTTTGTTTTTATGCTTTCCATTGATCCTTTATATTCTCTGGTATCTATAGTGCTTGTTCCTTTTATACTTCTTGCAACTGTAATATTTTTCAGAAGTATGAAAAAAGTATTCAAGCTTACAGATGAGTCTGAAGGCAGAATGACATCTACGCTTCAGGAATCCCTGACAGGCGTCAGAGTAGTAAAGGCTTTTGGAGCACAAAATTTTGAAACTGACAAATTTGATGAAAAAAATGTGGAATATAGAGATTACATAAAGAAGATACTATACCTTATGTCAAATTTCTGGTCATCTACAGATTTTCTTTGCCTTACACAGCTCCTGGTAGTCATTATTTCGGGTGTATACTGGACAAATACCGGAAGAATTACACTGGGGACACTCGTAGCTTTTATCAGTTATGCCGGTATGCTGATATGGCCTGTAAGACAGTTAGGTCAGGTTTTAGCCTTTATGGGTCAGACTTTTGTGTCATTGAACAGGATACAGGAAATACTCGATCATCCTGAGGAAGAAACCCTCGAAAGTGATTTAAGACCCGAAATAAAAGGTGATATTGAGTTTACCGGTTTATCTTTTGGCTATGATGAAAAAAACCTCATACTCAAAGATCTGTCTTTCAAAATCCAGAGAGGTCAGACTGTTGCGGTACTGGGTGCTACCGGTTCAGGTAAAAGCTCCATAGTGCATCTGTTAACAAGGCTATATGACTATAAGAAAGGTTCAATAAAAATAGATGGAACCGAATTGAGCAATATCGACAGAAAATGGCTTAGAAAAAATGTCGGAATAGTATTACAGGAACCGTTTCTTTTTTCAAAATCAATTAAAGAAAACATAAGATTTGGAAAAACAAATGCAACTGATGATGAAATTCATACCTCCTCCTCTATCGCAGCTATACATGAGGCAATACAACACTTTGACAACGGTTATGATACCATTGTCGGTGAAAGAGGTGTAACCTTATCAGGAGGACAGAGACAAAGAATCGCCATAGCCAGAGCTGTAATACGCGATGTACCGATCCTTATCTTTGATGATTCCTTAAGCGCCGTGGATATGGAAACAGATGCATTTATACGAAAAGCACTGAAAAAAAGAAGCCGCCACACCACCACCATTATCATTTCACACCGTATCACCACGCTGGCAGAAGCTGATATCATCCTGGTGCTGGAAAATGGCCAAATTAAGCAAAAAGGCACGCATAACGAGCTTATTGCAAAGAATGGCTTATATAGGAGAGTATGGGAGCTTCAAAGTTCCCTGGAAAATGAACTTGAAAACATAGTATAA
- a CDS encoding ABC transporter ATP-binding protein/permease, with product MEFLEEQEYKKQLDLSLWKKLMKFVVPYKKHFVILIIQMILIAGVDAIFPILNKLAIDKFVIPGSFKGFLPFCILLFVLITAQAVNVKFMIKVAGHIETGIPYDIRKAGFEKLQRLPLSYYDKTPVGWLMARMTSDVKRLGTTLSWNLVDMSWAMTLMFLMAVLMLILNLKLALLVLATIPALIIVSLVFQRLILKNYRKVRKVNSHITSSFNEGIMGAKTIKTLVREKESLNEFKELTLEMRKYSVRSAVMSSFYTPLVILLGSIGTAAIIWRGGNDVAAFGSISYGTLVAFLSYATQFFEPVKQFARIFSEIQYAQASAERIMTLIETEVDIKDSDKVISKYGNYKNPEMQKWPELKGEIEFRDVCFSYNKEEKILEKFNLSVKPGETIAIVGETGSGKTTIVNLACRFYEPTGGSILIDGIDYREKPLLWLYSNLGYVLQEPHLFSGTVRENIAYTRTDASMDEIMNAAKLVNAHDFITRLENGYDTDVGERGSKLSTGQKQLISFARAILANPKIFVLDEATSSVDTETEHLIKDAIQNILKGRTSFIIAHRLSTVKSADRILVIEKGNIIEDGTHKDLLRRKGYYYKLYTNQFIEEQENSVFSDEKAG from the coding sequence ATGGAATTTCTGGAAGAACAAGAGTATAAAAAGCAGCTTGACCTAAGTCTTTGGAAAAAATTAATGAAATTTGTCGTACCATATAAGAAACATTTTGTAATACTGATAATACAAATGATCCTAATAGCAGGAGTGGATGCCATATTTCCTATTCTGAACAAGCTGGCTATTGATAAATTTGTCATTCCTGGTTCTTTTAAAGGATTTTTACCGTTTTGTATTTTATTGTTTGTCTTGATTACAGCCCAGGCCGTGAATGTAAAATTTATGATCAAGGTAGCTGGGCATATTGAAACAGGAATTCCATATGATATAAGAAAAGCCGGTTTTGAAAAATTACAGCGGCTTCCCCTTTCCTACTATGACAAAACCCCGGTAGGATGGCTTATGGCAAGAATGACCTCGGATGTAAAAAGACTGGGTACTACATTATCATGGAATCTTGTAGACATGTCATGGGCAATGACTCTTATGTTTCTTATGGCTGTACTCATGCTGATCCTAAACTTGAAACTGGCTCTTCTGGTATTGGCAACCATACCTGCCCTTATCATAGTAAGTCTGGTTTTTCAACGACTGATCCTTAAGAATTATAGAAAAGTGCGAAAAGTGAACTCACATATAACAAGCTCTTTTAATGAAGGAATTATGGGAGCCAAAACAATTAAAACACTGGTAAGGGAAAAAGAGAGCTTAAATGAATTCAAAGAGTTAACTTTAGAAATGAGAAAGTACTCCGTCAGGTCTGCAGTTATGTCTTCTTTTTACACTCCATTGGTAATACTGCTTGGAAGCATAGGAACAGCCGCAATCATCTGGCGGGGCGGTAATGACGTAGCAGCCTTCGGTTCAATATCTTACGGAACATTAGTAGCTTTTCTTTCATATGCGACACAATTTTTTGAGCCTGTAAAACAATTTGCAAGAATTTTCAGTGAAATACAATATGCTCAAGCTTCAGCCGAGCGCATAATGACACTTATTGAAACAGAAGTTGATATAAAGGATTCGGATAAAGTTATCAGTAAATATGGAAACTACAAAAACCCTGAAATGCAAAAATGGCCTGAATTGAAAGGTGAAATAGAGTTTAGGGATGTATGCTTTTCCTATAACAAAGAAGAAAAAATACTCGAAAAATTCAATCTCAGTGTTAAGCCAGGCGAAACAATAGCAATTGTCGGTGAAACAGGTTCAGGCAAAACTACTATAGTTAACCTCGCCTGCCGGTTTTATGAACCTACAGGCGGCAGTATTCTTATAGATGGAATTGATTATAGGGAGAAGCCTCTTTTATGGCTATACTCCAATCTCGGTTACGTATTACAGGAGCCACATCTTTTTAGTGGTACCGTCCGCGAAAATATTGCTTATACAAGAACCGATGCGTCAATGGATGAAATTATGAATGCTGCAAAACTCGTAAACGCACATGATTTCATCACCCGTCTGGAAAATGGCTATGATACCGATGTAGGAGAGAGAGGAAGTAAGCTGTCTACAGGCCAAAAACAGTTGATTTCTTTTGCCCGTGCAATACTTGCAAACCCGAAAATATTTGTTCTTGATGAGGCTACTTCTTCTGTTGATACAGAGACAGAACACCTTATAAAAGATGCCATTCAAAACATATTAAAGGGCCGCACAAGCTTTATTATTGCCCACAGGCTCTCAACAGTAAAGTCAGCTGACAGAATTCTGGTAATTGAAAAAGGCAATATTATTGAAGACGGGACACACAAAGATCTTCTGCGCAGGAAAGGTTATTACTACAAGCTGTATACCAACCAGTTCATAGAGGAACAGGAAAACAGTGTTTTCAGTGATGAAAAAGCAGGATAA
- a CDS encoding SIS domain-containing protein codes for MNFINEIEAYFDELKDILQKLDRNSINFIINKLIEVYAKGGMIYIFGNGGSASTASHFVNDFNKGVSGNLSKRFKFICLNDNVSTMMAVANDISYDSIFKFQLENYLTPRDLVFGISGSGNSENVVQAIEYANSVGADTVALLGFNGGKLKESTKHHILVPVNDMQKVEDIHMILDHLMMKIIKEFLERCNTSQDEAAAYKECSCEMPVSTTPQ; via the coding sequence ATGAATTTTATAAATGAAATAGAAGCATATTTTGATGAGTTGAAGGACATATTACAAAAATTGGATAGAAATAGTATTAATTTTATTATTAACAAACTAATAGAAGTATATGCAAAAGGCGGTATGATTTATATTTTCGGAAATGGCGGAAGTGCATCTACAGCTTCACACTTTGTAAATGATTTTAATAAAGGAGTAAGCGGAAATCTGTCAAAAAGATTTAAATTTATATGCCTAAATGATAATGTATCCACGATGATGGCTGTTGCAAATGATATCAGCTATGACAGCATATTCAAGTTTCAGTTGGAAAACTATCTGACTCCCAGGGACTTGGTTTTCGGAATCTCCGGAAGCGGAAATTCTGAAAACGTAGTGCAGGCTATAGAATACGCCAATTCGGTAGGTGCAGATACTGTAGCTTTACTGGGCTTTAACGGGGGTAAGCTGAAGGAAAGCACCAAACACCATATACTGGTTCCGGTTAATGATATGCAGAAGGTAGAGGATATTCACATGATTCTTGACCATCTTATGATGAAAATAATTAAAGAATTCCTTGAAAGATGCAATACATCTCAGGATGAAGCTGCAGCTTATAAAGAATGTTCGTGTGAAATGCCTGTCAGTACAACACCCCAATAA
- a CDS encoding HAD-IIIA family hydrolase, which produces MKAVILAGGKGTRLGSLTEEIPKPLINICGKPVLEYQVENYKRAGITEIILVIGHLGHKIKEYFGDGKGFGVNITYYEEQQPLGTAGALYYLKDVLTDDFVLSYGDVIFDIDFERFISFHRKMGCLASLAVHPNDHPYDSDVIKMTAAGMVEGIIGKSEKRDFYYNNCINAGVFVFSRGILDYVQENMAQDLEKNIIARAIEGRICGYKTSEYIKDMGTPERYKLVQEHVKKGVAAKRNLAGKQKAVFLDRDGTINKYVGLLSEPEQLKIYDDVYPALNMLNSSEYLSIVVTNQPVVARNMCTVEGLENIHKKLETNLGEHRVYVDDILYCPHHPDKGYPGENKDYKIVCTCRKPAIGMIEKAALRYNIDLSESYLIGDTTVDIKTGKNAGLKTILLSRGEGGKDKKFDVVPEAYAENLLEAVKKIINT; this is translated from the coding sequence ATGAAAGCGGTCATTTTAGCCGGAGGCAAGGGGACAAGACTTGGCAGTCTTACGGAGGAAATCCCCAAGCCTCTGATAAATATATGCGGTAAACCTGTATTGGAATACCAGGTTGAGAACTACAAACGTGCAGGCATCACTGAAATAATACTTGTCATAGGTCACTTGGGGCATAAAATAAAGGAATATTTTGGAGACGGAAAAGGGTTTGGGGTGAACATTACCTACTATGAGGAACAACAGCCGCTTGGTACAGCAGGAGCATTGTATTATTTAAAGGATGTACTTACAGATGACTTTGTTCTTTCTTATGGAGATGTGATATTTGATATTGACTTTGAAAGGTTTATCAGTTTTCACAGGAAAATGGGGTGTCTGGCATCCCTTGCAGTTCATCCCAATGACCATCCTTACGACAGTGATGTGATAAAAATGACTGCCGCAGGCATGGTAGAAGGAATAATCGGTAAAAGTGAAAAAAGAGATTTTTATTACAACAACTGTATAAATGCCGGAGTTTTTGTTTTTAGCAGGGGAATACTGGACTATGTCCAGGAAAACATGGCCCAGGACCTTGAAAAAAATATTATAGCAAGAGCAATAGAAGGGAGAATTTGTGGATATAAGACCAGCGAGTATATAAAAGATATGGGAACTCCCGAGAGATATAAGCTTGTGCAGGAACATGTTAAGAAAGGTGTTGCTGCAAAAAGGAATCTGGCAGGAAAGCAAAAGGCTGTTTTTCTCGACAGAGATGGTACCATTAATAAATATGTAGGATTATTATCAGAGCCTGAGCAGTTGAAAATATATGATGATGTTTATCCTGCACTTAATATGCTTAACAGTTCTGAATATTTAAGTATTGTTGTAACCAATCAGCCGGTTGTGGCAAGAAACATGTGTACTGTTGAGGGGTTGGAAAACATACATAAAAAACTTGAGACGAATCTGGGAGAGCACAGGGTATATGTAGATGATATTCTTTATTGTCCACATCATCCTGATAAAGGATATCCCGGGGAAAATAAGGACTATAAGATTGTGTGTACTTGCAGAAAACCGGCTATAGGAATGATAGAGAAAGCAGCATTAAGATACAATATCGATCTTTCAGAATCATATCTGATAGGAGATACAACTGTTGATATAAAGACAGGGAAAAATGCAGGCTTGAAGACCATACTACTATCAAGAGGTGAGGGTGGAAAGGATAAGAAGTTTGATGTTGTACCGGAAGCGTATGCGGAAAATCTGCTGGAAGCTGTAAAAAAAATAATTAATACATGA
- a CDS encoding glycogen synthase — protein MNKSILFVTTQLYPFTNGSMGVFNYSLPKGLRNQGWDVRVIVPRFNKPVRPYPEEITNEAANEIKMGNKFYQYSIEASMYEDIPVYFLNQPHYFGRDSLYGYPDEAERFIFMCKAIVEALPSLEFKPDIIHCQDWHTAFIPMLLKSKCNDHPLYEKIKTILTIHNLGYQGVFDGENCKFLDMDQETFLRRGIDYYEQVSFMKAGILHTDVITTVSPTYAKEIATEEGGATLHEEICKRQQDLYGVLCGLDMKINNPATDTRLFANYSLEDPKGKHTNKRELQKLLNLPVREDVPVISLFSRLIPEKGLDLVRNAMDDLMKSDIQFVIVSDGHEIYEEYCRKAQQKYPDKFSFTLYNDDLAYKAYAGADMFLMPSRFEPCGIGQLIALRYGTVPIVRKTGGLSDSIQDYDEETGVGNGFTFRYYNAKVMLYTIRKAIKLYHRKEEWNKIVKNGMAQDHGWDKYVGQYIDVYKETLKK, from the coding sequence ATGAATAAATCAATATTATTTGTAACAACCCAGCTATATCCGTTTACAAATGGATCGATGGGGGTTTTTAACTACTCACTTCCGAAGGGACTAAGAAATCAAGGGTGGGATGTGAGAGTCATAGTTCCCAGATTTAATAAACCTGTCAGGCCTTATCCCGAAGAAATAACTAATGAGGCAGCAAATGAGATTAAAATGGGAAATAAATTCTATCAGTACAGCATTGAAGCTTCTATGTATGAGGATATACCTGTATATTTCCTGAACCAGCCTCATTACTTCGGAAGGGATAGTTTATACGGATATCCGGATGAAGCTGAACGCTTTATATTTATGTGTAAGGCTATAGTTGAAGCATTGCCGTCACTGGAATTTAAACCAGATATAATCCATTGCCAGGATTGGCATACTGCGTTTATTCCCATGCTGCTTAAATCAAAGTGCAATGACCATCCATTGTATGAAAAAATAAAGACTATATTAACAATACATAACCTTGGTTACCAGGGAGTGTTTGATGGTGAAAATTGTAAGTTTTTGGATATGGATCAGGAAACATTTCTTAGGCGCGGTATAGATTATTATGAACAGGTAAGCTTCATGAAGGCAGGTATATTACATACTGACGTTATTACGACAGTAAGTCCTACATATGCAAAAGAGATAGCTACTGAAGAGGGCGGAGCAACGCTTCATGAAGAGATATGCAAGCGTCAACAGGATTTATACGGTGTTTTGTGCGGACTGGATATGAAGATTAATAATCCAGCCACAGATACAAGGCTTTTTGCCAATTATAGTCTGGAAGACCCGAAAGGAAAACATACTAACAAAAGGGAATTGCAAAAGCTGCTGAATCTGCCCGTGAGAGAAGATGTACCCGTTATTTCCCTTTTCTCCAGGCTTATACCTGAAAAGGGACTTGATCTTGTAAGAAATGCTATGGATGATTTGATGAAAAGCGATATCCAGTTTGTTATTGTTTCAGATGGGCATGAGATTTATGAGGAATACTGCAGGAAGGCTCAACAAAAGTATCCTGATAAGTTTTCCTTCACTCTTTACAATGATGATCTTGCTTACAAGGCTTATGCGGGTGCAGATATGTTCCTTATGCCATCAAGGTTTGAACCATGCGGAATAGGTCAGTTAATAGCACTGAGATATGGGACTGTGCCTATAGTAAGAAAAACAGGAGGGTTAAGCGACAGCATACAGGATTATGATGAAGAAACAGGAGTGGGAAACGGCTTTACTTTCAGATATTACAATGCAAAGGTGATGCTGTATACCATACGCAAGGCTATAAAGCTATATCATCGCAAAGAAGAGTGGAATAAGATTGTTAAGAATGGAATGGCTCAGGACCATGGTTGGGACAAGTATGTAGGGCAATATATAGATGTATATAAAGAGACTTTGAAGAAGTAA